The Nocardioides panzhihuensis genome has a segment encoding these proteins:
- a CDS encoding helix-turn-helix domain-containing protein — translation MSAWNDPEHPTPRRWLNQAQAAEYLGVTDRTVRVYVTRGTLTGHKIKGSRLIRFDVSDLDALMQPIPIPTADGAA, via the coding sequence GTGTCTGCATGGAACGACCCTGAACACCCCACCCCGCGCCGCTGGCTCAATCAGGCCCAGGCCGCCGAGTATCTCGGCGTCACCGACCGCACCGTCCGCGTCTATGTCACCCGCGGCACGCTGACCGGTCACAAGATCAAGGGCTCTCGCCTGATCCGGTTCGACGTCTCCGACCTCGACGCGCTGATGCAGCCGATCCCGATCCCGACCGCGGACGGTGCCGCGTGA
- a CDS encoding helix-hairpin-helix domain-containing protein, producing MRTRPTSDHADAVARRLELLRAELDPPDEEDEGEEEWQPPWWDGPGATETAELDPLVPVPGRHASRRQVVISPDAVLPEPLRGRVSLGPWHLVVVSLVLVAGLAVACWWMIRADPEVVPAARAAPSASPLVPLPTDTAAPGGSVAVPSAGASAGASAGTVTVDVEGKVPKPGIVVLPVGSRVVDAVEAAGGAPHKHLAGLNLAALLSDGQQIVVGAPNGGAGAAAPGAGGPAAGATGAGVSLNAASMEELETLPGVGPVTAQAIIDWRTTNGAFTSVDELLEVDGIGPPTLPN from the coding sequence ATGCGCACCCGACCGACCTCTGATCACGCCGATGCCGTCGCCCGGCGCCTGGAGCTGCTGCGCGCCGAGCTCGATCCGCCGGACGAGGAGGACGAGGGCGAGGAGGAGTGGCAGCCGCCGTGGTGGGACGGGCCCGGTGCGACCGAGACCGCCGAGCTGGATCCGTTGGTTCCGGTCCCGGGGAGGCACGCGTCTCGGCGTCAGGTCGTGATCTCGCCCGACGCGGTGCTGCCGGAGCCGCTGCGCGGGCGGGTGAGCCTCGGCCCGTGGCACCTCGTCGTCGTCTCGCTGGTGCTGGTCGCCGGCTTGGCGGTGGCGTGCTGGTGGATGATCCGGGCCGACCCGGAGGTGGTGCCGGCCGCCCGGGCGGCGCCGTCGGCCTCTCCGCTGGTGCCGTTGCCGACCGACACCGCGGCGCCCGGAGGCTCGGTTGCGGTTCCGTCGGCCGGGGCATCAGCAGGGGCGTCGGCGGGGACCGTGACGGTCGACGTGGAAGGCAAGGTGCCCAAGCCCGGCATCGTCGTGCTGCCGGTCGGGTCAAGGGTGGTCGATGCCGTCGAGGCGGCCGGTGGGGCGCCCCACAAGCATCTCGCCGGTCTCAACCTCGCCGCCCTGCTCAGCGACGGGCAGCAGATCGTGGTCGGGGCGCCCAACGGTGGAGCGGGTGCTGCGGCACCCGGCGCCGGTGGCCCGGCAGCCGGGGCGACCGGTGCGGGAGTGAGCCTCAACGCGGCCTCCATGGAGGAGCTGGAGACCCTGCCCGGCGTGGGGCCGGTGACAGCGCAGGCGATCATCGACTGGCGCACGACCAACGGTGCGTTCACCTCCGTCGACGAGCTGCTCGAGGTCGACGGGATCGGCCCTCCGACACTCCCAAACTAA
- a CDS encoding transglycosylase domain-containing protein, with the protein MEQRRPEPPKGPIGPPPSWRPPAPPAPSIPTGQRPAATASRPGARRAEPKPSSARDWLARAEPAKVWATEKLAAAREAAAKRSASGSSGSRSPRSATWRRWGKLSAKVALVGFLTLALIGSVTAIVAYNRISVPDPNAAFEVETSFVYYSNGKTELGRYQDGDQNRIKLEADEIPETVKHAVVAAEDRTFYENSGVDVKGILRAAFSNTTEGTSGGASTITQQYVKNYYLSSERSYSRKLKEAVIALKLTRQKSKDQILTDYLNTIYFNRGAYGIEAAAKAYFAKPTKDLSLQETAALAAILNNPAGFDPASAKFRGAEKLLGRYQYVLSGMVDLGYLKQADADKVKGALPKFPEKTVPSRLGGQRGHALTMIKAELLGLTDARGKPLFTEEKIDSGGLRITATLSPKVMKASASAAKTVKPKNRKAYVKGDPEQKNALHVATASVDVGSGALLGFYGGQDYLDSQHNWAATGGHAGSTMKVFATAAAIDKGYSLKSTWAGDSPFTTYAGSEVVNEGEQAGIADGMDYGRHITMLKAMEQSVNTAYIDMTESMGGPQAGRKAIYDTAVAAGLAPAKPNPKFPGIPSTTTDFDHKTDDRIALGRANVSPINLANAYATIANGGYRHDVHVVKKVRDRAGNVLYSWNGRKNGRHAISEDVAADVTYAMQGVVQSGSGQKAQTIGHPVAGKTGTATCGESQHVCTSWFAGFTPQVATAVRYSRGNGEGKLDGGWMPSYFGADYPTETWAAIMGKAMEGKDVESFPEPVYVDGQDPESGHEAHLIAPPPPPEGEGDEEGEEDCDPIAEFFGACDGGDGGGDGDEGNGDGWGDGGRPGRGGD; encoded by the coding sequence ATGGAACAACGGAGACCCGAGCCTCCGAAAGGTCCTATCGGTCCGCCGCCGTCGTGGCGGCCGCCTGCCCCTCCAGCCCCTTCGATCCCGACCGGCCAACGGCCTGCCGCGACGGCCAGCCGTCCCGGAGCGCGTCGTGCGGAGCCCAAGCCGTCCTCGGCTCGGGACTGGCTCGCCAGGGCCGAGCCGGCCAAGGTCTGGGCGACCGAGAAGCTGGCAGCGGCCCGGGAGGCGGCGGCCAAGAGGTCGGCATCGGGAAGCTCAGGGTCGAGGAGCCCGCGATCCGCGACCTGGCGGCGCTGGGGCAAGCTTTCGGCCAAGGTGGCTCTGGTCGGTTTTCTGACGCTCGCGCTGATCGGTTCGGTGACGGCGATCGTGGCGTACAACCGGATCTCGGTGCCGGACCCCAACGCGGCGTTCGAGGTCGAGACCTCGTTCGTCTACTACAGCAACGGCAAGACCGAGCTCGGCCGCTACCAGGACGGCGACCAGAACCGGATCAAGCTGGAAGCCGACGAGATCCCCGAGACCGTCAAGCACGCCGTTGTCGCCGCCGAGGACCGTACGTTCTACGAGAACAGCGGCGTCGATGTCAAGGGCATCCTGCGCGCGGCCTTCTCGAACACGACCGAGGGCACCTCGGGTGGCGCGTCGACGATCACCCAGCAGTACGTCAAGAACTACTACCTCAGCTCCGAGCGGTCCTACTCGCGCAAGCTGAAGGAAGCGGTCATCGCGCTGAAGCTGACCAGGCAGAAGAGCAAGGACCAGATCCTCACCGACTACCTCAACACGATCTACTTCAACCGCGGCGCCTACGGCATCGAGGCTGCCGCGAAGGCCTACTTCGCCAAGCCCACGAAGGACCTGTCCTTGCAGGAGACGGCGGCGTTGGCGGCCATCCTCAACAACCCGGCCGGCTTCGACCCCGCCAGCGCGAAGTTCCGGGGCGCGGAGAAGCTGCTCGGTCGCTACCAGTACGTCCTCTCCGGGATGGTCGACCTCGGCTATCTGAAGCAGGCCGACGCCGACAAGGTGAAGGGCGCGCTGCCGAAGTTCCCCGAGAAGACCGTGCCGAGCCGACTGGGCGGCCAGCGCGGTCACGCGCTCACCATGATCAAGGCCGAGCTCCTCGGCCTCACCGACGCCCGGGGCAAGCCGCTGTTCACCGAGGAGAAGATCGACAGCGGTGGCCTGAGGATCACCGCGACGCTCTCGCCGAAGGTGATGAAGGCCTCGGCGAGTGCGGCCAAGACCGTGAAGCCGAAGAACCGGAAGGCGTACGTCAAGGGCGACCCCGAGCAGAAGAACGCACTGCACGTGGCGACCGCGTCCGTCGACGTCGGGTCAGGTGCGCTCCTCGGCTTCTACGGCGGCCAGGACTACCTCGACAGCCAGCACAACTGGGCCGCGACCGGAGGCCACGCCGGGTCGACGATGAAGGTCTTCGCCACCGCCGCTGCGATCGACAAGGGCTACTCGCTGAAGTCGACCTGGGCGGGCGACTCGCCGTTCACGACCTACGCGGGCTCCGAGGTCGTCAACGAGGGCGAGCAGGCCGGGATCGCCGACGGGATGGACTACGGCCGGCACATCACCATGCTCAAGGCGATGGAGCAGTCGGTGAACACGGCCTACATCGACATGACCGAGTCGATGGGAGGCCCCCAGGCGGGTCGCAAGGCGATCTACGACACCGCGGTCGCTGCCGGTCTCGCACCCGCGAAGCCGAACCCGAAGTTTCCGGGCATCCCCAGCACCACCACCGACTTCGACCACAAGACCGACGACCGGATCGCGCTCGGCCGGGCCAACGTCAGCCCGATCAACCTGGCCAACGCCTACGCCACGATCGCCAACGGCGGCTACCGCCACGATGTGCACGTGGTGAAGAAGGTGCGCGACCGCGCCGGCAACGTCCTCTACAGCTGGAACGGCAGGAAGAACGGGCGGCACGCGATCTCCGAGGACGTCGCCGCCGACGTGACCTACGCGATGCAGGGTGTGGTGCAGAGCGGCTCGGGTCAGAAGGCCCAGACCATCGGTCATCCCGTGGCCGGCAAGACCGGCACCGCCACCTGCGGCGAGTCGCAACACGTGTGCACATCGTGGTTCGCCGGGTTCACCCCGCAGGTCGCCACCGCTGTTCGCTACTCGCGCGGCAACGGCGAGGGGAAGCTCGACGGCGGCTGGATGCCGTCCTACTTCGGCGCCGACTATCCCACCGAGACGTGGGCGGCGATCATGGGGAAGGCCATGGAGGGCAAGGACGTCGAGAGCTTCCCCGAGCCTGTCTACGTCGATGGCCAGGATCCCGAGTCCGGTCACGAGGCCCATCTGATCGCTCCGCCTCCGCCGCCGGAGGGGGAAGGTGACGAAGAGGGCGAAGAGGACTGCGACCCCATCGCGGAGTTCTTCGGAGCCTGTGACGGCGGCGACGGTGGCGGCGACGGTGACGAAGGAAACGGAGACGGCTGGGGAGACGGCGGTCGCCCGGGACGAGGTGGCGACTGA
- a CDS encoding aminotransferase class V-fold PLP-dependent enzyme, with protein sequence MSLLPLVGSKTQVPLLDGATTTYANLDVAASAPALRSVVDRVAEVLPWYASVHRGAGYLSQVSTALYEESRATVGAYVGAREDDVTVITRNTTDAVNLLAGCVPGRVLVLDIEHHANLLPWHRVEAGVTAVAGRETLAGTIDALAGELARGGYALVAITGASNVTGEALPVAEIVTLAHAHGARVFVDGAQLLAHRHFSLAATGADYVAFSGHKLYAPYGAGALVGRRDWLDVGTPYLAGGGAVDDVEVGETTWQPAPARHEGGSPNVVGAAALAAACTALGGLDPAELDRHEASLRGRLEAGLSALDGVEVLRLWPDSDEPVGVVTFTVDDIEPGRVAAYLSAEHGLGVRDGRFCAQPLLKRLGLSGGAVRASIGIGTAVGDVDRLLAGVRSLLAGDVRGDYVAVDGAWTLAEDPRPLVGPVGLTRLADTAGSCGATV encoded by the coding sequence ATGTCCCTGCTTCCGCTCGTCGGCTCGAAGACCCAGGTCCCATTGTTGGACGGCGCCACCACGACGTACGCGAACCTCGACGTCGCTGCCTCGGCACCGGCGCTGCGGAGCGTGGTCGACCGGGTCGCCGAGGTCCTGCCCTGGTACGCCTCCGTCCACCGCGGCGCCGGCTACCTGTCCCAGGTCTCGACCGCCCTCTACGAGGAGTCGCGCGCGACCGTCGGCGCCTACGTCGGTGCCCGCGAGGACGATGTCACCGTCATCACCCGAAACACGACCGACGCGGTGAACCTGCTGGCCGGCTGCGTACCCGGCCGCGTGCTCGTCCTCGACATCGAGCACCACGCCAACCTGCTGCCGTGGCACCGCGTCGAGGCGGGCGTGACCGCCGTCGCCGGGCGCGAGACGCTCGCCGGCACGATCGACGCTCTCGCCGGCGAGCTGGCCCGAGGCGGCTACGCCCTGGTCGCGATCACCGGAGCCTCCAACGTCACCGGCGAGGCCCTGCCGGTCGCCGAGATCGTCACCTTGGCTCACGCCCACGGCGCCCGCGTCTTCGTCGATGGAGCCCAGCTGCTCGCCCACCGTCACTTCTCGCTGGCCGCGACCGGTGCCGACTACGTCGCCTTCTCCGGCCACAAGCTCTACGCGCCCTACGGCGCCGGCGCCCTGGTGGGGCGCCGCGACTGGCTCGACGTCGGCACTCCCTACCTCGCCGGGGGAGGGGCGGTCGACGACGTCGAGGTGGGGGAGACGACGTGGCAGCCTGCCCCGGCGCGTCACGAGGGCGGCTCTCCCAACGTCGTCGGCGCGGCCGCACTGGCCGCTGCCTGCACGGCTCTCGGCGGCCTCGATCCCGCCGAGCTGGACCGCCACGAGGCGTCGCTGAGGGGGCGGCTGGAGGCCGGCCTGTCCGCGCTGGACGGGGTCGAGGTCCTGCGACTCTGGCCCGACTCCGACGAGCCCGTCGGGGTCGTGACGTTCACGGTCGACGACATCGAGCCGGGCAGGGTCGCCGCCTATCTCTCGGCCGAGCACGGCCTGGGTGTACGCGACGGCCGATTCTGCGCCCAGCCGCTCCTCAAGCGCCTAGGGCTCAGCGGTGGCGCCGTCCGCGCCAGCATCGGCATCGGGACCGCGGTCGGTGACGTGGACCGGCTGCTGGCCGGCGTACGGTCCCTGCTGGCGGGTGACGTCCGGGGCGACTACGTCGCCGTCGACGGCGCCTGGACGCTCGCCGAGGACCCACGCCCGCTCGTCGGGCCGGTCGGTCTCACCCGGCTCGCCGACACCGCCGGATCGTGCGGAGCGACCGTCTAG
- a CDS encoding DUF6011 domain-containing protein, translating to MTGPDVERRPLPESGAQVDHNDDRADSTVHCWLCGRPLTAKASVLLGIGPKCWADRMGGAA from the coding sequence ATGACCGGCCCGGACGTCGAACGCCGCCCCCTGCCAGAGAGCGGCGCCCAGGTCGACCACAACGACGACAGGGCCGATTCTACCGTCCACTGCTGGCTCTGCGGGCGACCACTGACCGCCAAGGCGTCGGTGCTGCTGGGAATCGGCCCGAAGTGCTGGGCCGACCGGATGGGCGGTGCAGCATGA
- the leuS gene encoding leucine--tRNA ligase: MTQEQAEQATYDVVELQDKWRPIWEKLEPFKAGQRDGAEKRYALTMFPYPSGDLHMGHAEVTALHDVLARYWWLKGYDVLNPIGWDSFGLPAENAAIKRNENPAGWTYANIETQAESFKRYGISFDWSRRLHTSDPEYYKWTQWIFLKLYEAGLAYRKKSPVNWCPNDQTVLANEQVVNGECERCGAVVTKRDLTQWYFKTTAYAEELYNGLDQLQDTWIGKVVNMQRNWIGRSEGAHVDFEISLAKQSGTAGETKKVTVFTTRPDTLYGATFMVVAADADLAAEIVAPERAAALESYLEDVRKASDIDRLATDRPKTGVDLGVTATNPVTGEQIPVWAADYVLADYGTGAVMAVPAHDQRDLDFAKAFSLPVRRVVDVPGAENPEETYVATAGDGAYVNSPELEGVADKASGIHKIIEKLEAEGHGKGTINYRLRDWLLSRQRYWGAPIPIVHCQVDGEVPVPETELPVKLPELKGADLKPKGVSPLAAASEWVNVSCPKCGGPATRDSDTMDTFVDSSWYFLRYLTPNDETQAFDPKLASEWGPVDFYLGGDEHAVLHLMYARFFTKALRDIGLIDWDEPFSAYLSQGKVINGGKKMSKSLGNGVNLSDVLEVFGVDATRLTLVFASPPEDNIDWADVSPAGSVKFLQRAWRLAGDVTSAPGVDVSTGDVALRRTTHKTVAEAEQLIDSYRFNVVVARMMELVNATRKAIDSGVGPADPAVREAAETVAILLSLVAPYTAEEMWERLGHEPTVARAAWPTPLPELLVDDSVTAVVQIKGKVRARLEVSPTISEADLEAAAMADPTIAAAIEGQTVRKVIVRAPKLVNIVV; the protein is encoded by the coding sequence ATGACGCAGGAGCAGGCTGAGCAGGCGACGTACGACGTCGTGGAGCTGCAGGACAAGTGGCGCCCCATCTGGGAGAAGCTGGAGCCGTTCAAGGCCGGCCAGCGTGACGGGGCCGAGAAGCGCTACGCGCTCACGATGTTCCCCTACCCCTCCGGTGACCTGCACATGGGCCACGCCGAGGTGACCGCCCTGCACGACGTGCTGGCGCGCTACTGGTGGCTGAAGGGCTACGACGTCCTCAACCCGATCGGCTGGGACTCCTTCGGCCTGCCCGCCGAGAACGCCGCGATCAAGCGCAACGAGAACCCCGCCGGCTGGACCTACGCCAACATCGAGACCCAGGCGGAGTCCTTCAAGCGCTACGGCATCTCCTTCGACTGGTCGCGCCGGCTGCACACCTCGGACCCTGAGTACTACAAGTGGACGCAGTGGATCTTCCTGAAGCTGTACGAGGCCGGCCTGGCCTACCGCAAGAAGTCGCCGGTCAACTGGTGTCCCAACGACCAGACCGTGCTGGCCAACGAGCAGGTCGTCAACGGCGAGTGCGAGCGCTGCGGCGCGGTGGTCACCAAGCGTGACCTGACGCAGTGGTACTTCAAGACCACGGCCTATGCCGAGGAGCTCTACAACGGCCTGGACCAGCTGCAGGACACCTGGATCGGCAAGGTCGTCAACATGCAGCGCAACTGGATCGGCCGGTCCGAGGGTGCGCACGTCGACTTCGAGATCTCGCTCGCCAAGCAGTCCGGCACAGCGGGTGAGACCAAGAAGGTCACCGTCTTCACGACCCGTCCCGACACGCTCTACGGCGCGACCTTCATGGTCGTGGCCGCCGACGCGGACCTGGCTGCCGAGATCGTGGCGCCGGAGCGGGCGGCCGCGCTGGAGAGCTACCTGGAGGACGTACGCAAGGCCTCCGACATCGACCGGCTGGCGACCGACCGTCCGAAGACCGGTGTCGACCTGGGCGTCACCGCGACCAACCCGGTCACCGGCGAGCAGATCCCGGTGTGGGCGGCCGACTACGTGCTGGCCGACTACGGCACCGGTGCCGTGATGGCCGTTCCCGCGCACGACCAGCGCGACCTGGACTTCGCCAAGGCGTTCTCGCTGCCGGTGCGCCGCGTCGTGGACGTGCCGGGTGCGGAGAACCCGGAGGAGACGTACGTCGCGACCGCCGGCGACGGTGCGTACGTGAACTCTCCCGAGCTCGAGGGCGTCGCCGACAAGGCGAGCGGGATCCACAAGATCATCGAGAAGCTGGAGGCCGAGGGCCACGGCAAGGGCACGATCAACTACCGGCTGCGCGACTGGCTGCTGTCGAGGCAGCGCTACTGGGGCGCGCCGATCCCGATCGTCCACTGCCAGGTCGACGGCGAGGTGCCGGTGCCCGAGACCGAGCTGCCGGTGAAGCTGCCGGAGCTGAAGGGCGCGGACCTGAAGCCGAAGGGTGTCTCGCCGCTGGCGGCCGCCTCGGAGTGGGTCAACGTGTCCTGCCCGAAGTGCGGCGGTCCGGCCACACGCGACTCGGACACGATGGACACCTTCGTGGACTCGTCGTGGTACTTCCTGCGTTACCTGACGCCCAACGACGAGACCCAGGCGTTCGACCCGAAGCTGGCCTCCGAGTGGGGCCCGGTCGACTTCTACCTGGGCGGCGACGAGCACGCGGTGCTGCACCTGATGTACGCCCGCTTCTTCACCAAGGCGCTGCGCGACATCGGCCTGATCGACTGGGACGAGCCGTTCTCGGCGTACCTGTCCCAGGGCAAGGTCATCAACGGCGGCAAGAAGATGTCCAAGTCGCTGGGCAACGGCGTGAACCTGTCGGACGTCCTGGAGGTGTTCGGCGTCGATGCGACTCGGCTGACGCTGGTCTTCGCCTCGCCGCCGGAGGACAACATCGACTGGGCCGACGTCTCGCCGGCCGGTTCGGTGAAGTTCCTGCAGCGGGCCTGGCGCCTGGCCGGTGACGTCACCTCTGCTCCTGGCGTGGATGTCTCGACCGGGGACGTGGCGCTGCGGCGTACGACTCACAAGACGGTGGCCGAGGCCGAGCAGCTGATCGACTCCTACCGCTTCAACGTGGTCGTGGCTCGCATGATGGAGCTGGTCAACGCCACCCGGAAGGCGATCGACTCCGGTGTCGGTCCTGCCGACCCCGCCGTTCGTGAGGCCGCCGAGACGGTCGCGATCCTGCTCTCGCTGGTCGCGCCCTACACCGCCGAGGAGATGTGGGAGCGGCTGGGGCACGAGCCGACCGTCGCGCGGGCCGCGTGGCCGACGCCTCTGCCGGAGCTGCTCGTGGACGACTCCGTGACCGCCGTGGTGCAGATCAAGGGCAAGGTGCGTGCGCGGCTGGAAGTCTCGCCGACGATCTCCGAGGCAGACCTGGAAGCCGCCGCGATGGCCGACCCGACGATCGCTGCCGCGATCGAGGGGCAGACCGTACGCAAGGTCATCGTCCGGGCGCCGAAGCTGGTCAACATCGTCGTGTGA
- a CDS encoding DegV family protein gives MARVAIVTDSTAMLPSDLGDAAELITSVPLQVIVDGTSYDDGVEETSPEALLAALAAHKTVTTSRPSPALLAEVYSKLAAQGVEEIVSIHLSAELSATCESSMLAARESPVPVFTVDTRLVGPGVGFAVMAAAAVAGRGGSAAEAREAALERSAATQSYFYVDTLEYLRRGGRIGAAAALLGTALAVKPLLTIEEGRVVPSERVRTADRAIARLQALGVEAGEDADAVDVVVAHLGSPDRAATTAAGVAEQLDGKINGDVRVGVLGAVLGAHVGPGCVAVVVGPQL, from the coding sequence ATGGCCCGGGTAGCGATCGTGACTGACTCGACCGCGATGCTTCCATCCGATCTCGGGGATGCTGCGGAGCTGATCACATCGGTCCCGTTGCAGGTGATCGTGGATGGGACCTCGTACGACGACGGCGTGGAGGAGACCTCGCCGGAAGCGCTGCTGGCGGCCCTGGCCGCGCACAAGACCGTGACGACCTCACGGCCTTCGCCGGCACTCCTGGCTGAGGTCTACTCCAAGCTCGCGGCTCAGGGTGTCGAGGAGATCGTCTCGATCCATCTCTCGGCGGAGCTGAGCGCGACGTGCGAGTCCTCGATGCTCGCGGCGAGGGAGTCCCCGGTCCCGGTCTTCACCGTGGACACCCGGCTGGTCGGGCCCGGTGTCGGGTTCGCGGTGATGGCTGCCGCGGCGGTGGCGGGTCGTGGCGGGAGCGCTGCCGAAGCGCGCGAGGCTGCTCTGGAGCGGTCCGCAGCCACCCAGTCCTACTTCTACGTGGACACCCTCGAGTATCTGCGCCGGGGTGGGCGGATCGGTGCGGCCGCCGCCCTGCTCGGCACTGCGCTGGCGGTCAAGCCGTTGCTGACGATCGAGGAGGGGCGGGTCGTGCCGAGCGAGCGGGTGCGTACGGCCGACCGGGCGATCGCGCGGCTGCAGGCCCTTGGGGTCGAGGCCGGAGAGGACGCGGATGCGGTCGACGTGGTCGTCGCTCATCTGGGTAGTCCCGACCGGGCGGCCACGACGGCCGCGGGGGTCGCCGAGCAGCTGGACGGCAAGATCAACGGCGACGTACGCGTCGGGGTGCTGGGCGCGGTGCTCGGTGCGCATGTCGGGCCGGGGTGCGTGGCGGTCGTCGTCGGGCCTCAGCTCTGA
- a CDS encoding biotin/lipoate A/B protein ligase family protein produces MSERVHGERKVRGGKLVVVDATVSADKIIDVVLSGDFFLEPDEALGWLTAALEGQSADVSLDHLTAVLDTAARDADLVGFGTRDIALTVLRALGRATTWDDLDLEIMETGPLPPRMQMALDEVIVRQVAEGRRAPSLRFWDWASSAVVIGSYQSLSNEVDEAAAERHGIEVVRRVSGGGAMFIEPGNTITYSLAVPDTLVAGMSFQDSYAFLDEWVLRGLRSVGIEAAYAGLNDIASPVGKIAGAAQKRIPGGVLHHVTMAYDIDADKMLEVLRIGREKMSDKGTRSAAKRVDPIRSQTGLSREKVIDALLAEFEQSFGAAYVGLDQATIDEAAALVESKHGTAAWRARVP; encoded by the coding sequence GTGAGCGAACGAGTGCATGGCGAGCGGAAGGTACGCGGCGGCAAGCTGGTCGTCGTCGACGCCACCGTCTCCGCGGACAAGATCATCGATGTCGTCCTCTCGGGCGACTTCTTCCTGGAACCCGACGAGGCGCTCGGGTGGTTGACCGCGGCGCTGGAGGGGCAGTCGGCCGACGTGTCCCTCGACCACCTGACCGCGGTCCTCGACACTGCCGCCCGGGATGCTGACCTGGTCGGCTTCGGCACCCGCGACATCGCCCTGACAGTGCTGCGGGCGCTCGGCCGGGCCACGACCTGGGACGACCTCGACCTCGAGATCATGGAGACCGGGCCGCTGCCGCCGCGGATGCAGATGGCCCTCGACGAGGTCATCGTCCGCCAGGTCGCCGAGGGCCGTCGCGCCCCCAGCCTGAGGTTCTGGGACTGGGCCAGCAGCGCGGTCGTGATCGGCAGCTACCAGTCGCTGTCCAACGAGGTCGACGAGGCCGCCGCCGAGCGTCACGGCATCGAGGTCGTACGCCGCGTCTCGGGCGGAGGCGCGATGTTCATCGAGCCGGGCAACACGATCACCTACAGCCTCGCCGTGCCCGACACGCTCGTGGCCGGCATGTCCTTCCAGGACTCCTACGCGTTCCTCGACGAGTGGGTGCTCCGGGGTCTGCGGAGCGTCGGGATCGAGGCCGCCTACGCCGGCCTGAACGACATCGCCTCGCCGGTCGGCAAGATCGCCGGCGCCGCGCAGAAGCGGATCCCGGGCGGGGTCCTGCACCACGTCACGATGGCCTACGACATCGACGCGGACAAGATGCTCGAGGTGCTCCGGATCGGCCGGGAGAAGATGTCCGACAAGGGCACCAGGAGCGCTGCCAAGCGGGTCGACCCGATTCGTTCGCAGACCGGGCTGAGCCGCGAGAAGGTCATCGACGCGCTGCTGGCCGAGTTCGAGCAGAGCTTCGGGGCTGCGTACGTCGGCCTGGATCAGGCCACGATCGACGAGGCGGCAGCGCTGGTCGAGAGCAAGCACGGGACCGCGGCCTGGCGCGCGAGAGTGCCCTAA